From one Lycium ferocissimum isolate CSIRO_LF1 chromosome 7, AGI_CSIRO_Lferr_CH_V1, whole genome shotgun sequence genomic stretch:
- the LOC132062762 gene encoding ATP-dependent RNA helicase drs1-like: MRIRKRNLKEGKDADYHVQQEMAESTVQSSNTIDLTIKSLHKNKKESCKEMIQNGRPEESNESKKEKEQEGSFQEQEALLEKRQAEEDINDEFELNIIISNDNLLDNTNSTMKDNNDDNGLNLPTRDEKGQSYYRLKQGIPRSAKFRSIINIYKCTNRLSSPEDEYNWSPPGTLENHKYDVHNKGKSGKD; the protein is encoded by the exons atgcgaataagaaaaagaaatctaAAAGAGGGTAAAGATGCAGACTACCATGTACAACAAGAAATGGCAGAGAGTACAGTGCAAAGTTCTAATACCATTGACCTCACCATTAAG TCGctccacaaaaataaaaaagaaagttgtAAGGAGATGATACAAAATGGGAGACCTGAAGAATCGAATGaaagcaaaaaggaaaaggagcaAGAGGGATCTTTTCAAGAGCAAGAGGCACTGCTTGAAAAACGACAAGCAGAAGAAGACATTAATG ATGAGTTCGAGCTCAACATTATCATTAGTAACGATAATCTCCTCGATAATACAAATAGTACTATGAAGGACAATAACGACGATAATGGCTTGAATCTTCCCACAAGAGATGAAAAAGGTCAAAGTTACTATCGTTTGAAGCAAGGGATACCAAGGAGCGCAAAATTTCGTTCCATTATTAATATTTACAAG TGTACGAATAGGCTCTCATCACCCGAAGATGAATATAATTGGAGTCCCCCAGGTACTTTAGAGAACCATAAATATGACGTACATAATAAAGGTAAATCGGGAAAGGACTAA
- the LOC132064631 gene encoding pentatricopeptide repeat-containing protein At2g06000: MPLWVQRVSNIFLISRHFHAHSSSKSYGLESIWFTKVVCLLCFHHSQQSLGVFSSDYFRQNLDPYIAFNVIQHINTNLNNPRLAFRFFEYSRINLNLVHSIGTFNLLLRSLCQMGFHDLAVLVFKYMKTDGYLVESSILESVVLAIANAGKFGFAKEILISQGELGSEEGSIVRPFVHNSLLSLLMKRSRVDEAVDFFKDHILRSKRLFPDTCTFNIVIRGLCRVGGVDKAFEFFNDMGSFGCFPDIVTYNTLISGLCTVGQVDRARGLLTDLELQDGLSPDVVTYTSVISGYCKLSRMDEAINLMDEMITYGISPNLVTFNILINGFGKIGDMFSAINMYGRMCAVGYPPDVVTFTSLIDGYCRTGELDQGLKLWDEMNIRNLSPNLYTFSVLIGALSKENRLNEARELLRQLKLRDDIVPQPFVYNPVLDGFCKAGNLNEANVIAAEMESKGCCHDKITFTILILGHCMKGRMLEAMAIFDKMLSLGCVPDDITVSCLTSCLLKAGMAKEAYKVRLTSSKDLNSDLSSSKPSVPFRTSLDIPVAV; encoded by the coding sequence ATGCCCTTGTGGGTTCAACGGGTGTCCAATATTTTCCTCATTTCTCGACATTTTCATGCTCACTCTTCTTCTAAATCATACGGACTTGAATCCATTTGGTTTACTAAAGTTGTATGTCTTCTCTGTTTTCACCATTCTCAGCAATCTCTTGGTGTGTTCAGTTCTGATTATTTTCGTCAGAATTTGGACCCTTATATTGCTTTTAATGTTATTCAACATATTAATACTAATTTGAATAACCCCAGATTGGCATTTCGTTTTTTTGAGTATTCCAGGATTAATTTGAATCTTGTTCATTCTATTGGGACTTTTAATTTGCTTTTAAGGTCACTTTGTCAAATGGGGTTTCATGATTTGGCGGTATTAGTGTTCAAGTATATGAAAACTGATGGGTATTTAGTGGAAAGTTCGATCTTGGAAAGTGTAGTTTTAGCAATTGCAAATGCGGGTAAGTTTGGGTTTGCTAAAGAAATTTTGATTTCTCAAGGTGAGTTAGGTAGTGAGGAAGGTAGTATTGTTAGGCCTTTTGTACATAATAGtcttttgagtttgttaatGAAGCGAAGTAGGGTAGATGAGGCagttgatttttttaaagatcATATTTTGAGGTCAAAGAGATTGTTTCCAGATACTTGCACTTTTAACATTGTGATTCGTGGGCTTTGTCGAGTTGGTGGAGTTGATAAGGCGTTTGAGTTTTTCAACGATATGGGAAGTTTTGGTTGTTTCCCTGATATTGTTACGTATAACACTCTTATAAGCGGGTTGTGCACTGTTGGTCAAGTGGATAGAGCGCGAGGTTTGTTAACAGATCTTGAGTTACAAGATGGATTGTCACCTGATGTTGTGACGTATACGTCTGTTATCTCTGGTTACTGCAAGTTGAGCAGGATGGATGAGGCTATAAATCTTATGGATGAAATGATTACTTATGGTATTAGTCCAAATCTGGTTACTTTTAACATTCTCATTAATGGTTTTGGCAAGATAGGAGACATGTTTTCCGCTATAAACATGTATGGGAGAATGTGTGCAGTTGGTTACCCTCCTGATGTTGTTACCTTCACCTCTCTCATTGACGGTTATTGTCGGACTGGAGAGTTAGACCAGGGCTTAAAGCTCTGGGATGAAATGAACATCAGAAATTTGTCTCCAAACTTATATACTTTCTCTGTTCTTATCGGTGCTTTGAGCAAGGAGAATAGGCTAAATGAAGCTCGGGAATTATTGAGGCAATTGAAATTGAGGGATGATATTGTCCCTCAACCATTTGTATACAACCCTGTGCTTGATGGGTTCTGCAAGGCTGGTAATTTAAACGAAGCAAATGTTATTGCAGCAGAAATGGAGAGCAAAGGGTGTTGCCATGATAAAATCACCTTCACCATTCTTATTCTCGGGCATTGCATGAAAGGAAGAATGCTTGAAGCTATGGCCATATTTGATAAGATGCTGTCATTGGGTTGTGTCCCTGATGATATTACAGTAAGTTGTTTGACATCATGCCTTCTAAAAGCTGGGATGGCAAAGGAAGCTTATAAAGTAAGGCTCACTTCATCAAAGGACTTGAATTCGGATTTATCATCTTCAAAGCCATCTGTACCATTCAGGACAAGTTTGGATATCCCAGTGGctgtttaa